GTTGATGCGGTTGGTGGTGACGAGCGGCACCGTCACCTCGCCCATCAGGCGCCTGGTCACCCAGGTGTAGGCGCCGCGCGGCACGGAGGTGGCGATGGTGGGGATGCGGGCCTCGTGCCAGCCGATGCCGGTGTTGATGATGGTCGCTCCGGCGGCCTCGACGGCCTTGGCGAGGGTGACGACCTCGTCGAGGGTGGAGCCGCCGGGCACCAGGTCGAGCATGGACAGGCGGTACACGACGATGAAGTCCTCGCCGACCGCCTCGCGCACCCGGCGGACGATCTCGACGGGGAAACGCGTCCGGTTCTCGTACGAGCCGCCCCAGCGGTCGGTGCGGTGGTTGGTCCGCGCGGCGATGAACTCGTTGATCAGGTAGCCCTCGGAGCCCATGATCTCGACGCCGTCGTACCCGGCCCCGCGCGCCAGCCGGGCGGTGCGGACGTAGTCGTCGATGGTGCGCTCGATCTCGGCGTCGGTCAGCTCGCGGGGCACGTGCGGGCTGATCGGCGCCTGGAGCGCGCTCGGGGCGACCAGGTCGGCGTGGTAGGCGTAGCGGCCGAAGTGGAGGATCTGCAGGGCTATGCGGCCGCCCTCGCGGTGCACCGCGTCGGTGACGACGCGGTGCTGCTCGGCCTCGTCCTCGGTGGTGAGCCTGGCACCGCCCGGGTAGGGGCGGCCCTCGTCGTTGGGGGCGATGCCGCCGGTGACGATCAGGCCCACTCCCCCGCGGGCCCGGGCCGCGTAGAAGGCGGCCATGCGCTCGAAGCCGTTCTCCGCCTCCTCCAGGCCGACGTGCATGGAGCCCATCAGGACCCGGTTGGGGAGCGTCGTGAAGCCCAGGTCGAGCGGGCTCAGCAGGTGGGGGTAGCGGCTCATCGGGGCGCCTCCGTGCGGGGTGTGGTGCCTCCGTTGTAGAGGACGGCCGCCTCTTTGTGCAACTAGTTGCACAAAGAGGCGGCGCACACCACACCGCCGCACCGGCGGGTCCCGGTCGGCTCAGCGGCTCTCGAGCCGTACGTGCAGCTCGCGCTCCTGGTCCCCGGAGGCCGTGCTCAGGTCGCGCACGGCGAACAGGGAGTCCAGGGTGGTGCGGAACCTCTCGATCGCCCAGTAGCCGCCCTGTACGTCGGCCTCCACGGACTCCCGGAGCCGGGCGGGGTCGCACTCGCCCCGGTGCGCGTCGGCCACGTCGAAGGTGCCGAGCCACACCGTCGGGCGGACCTCGTGGTACTCCCGGGTCACGTCGCCCGCGTGCCGGTCCGACCCGTAGCACGCGCACAGCGCGTCGAACACGGTCCGGGCGTCCTCCTTGCTGCACCCGCTCAGCTCCACGGAGACGGATTCCGGATGCAGTCGCTCAGCGTCCATCGTGATCGCTCCTCTCGCGGCCATACCACCAGAAAAGCACCACCTGGTGCCGGGCACTACCGGGTGAAGCGGTAGGTCTTGCTGTCGGTCAGCACGCAGAAGCCCGGCGAGACGACGATCACGCGCAGGGTGCCGGTGCGGCGGTCGTAGTCGATGCCCTCCGTCTCGAAGTCGCCGGAACAGGCGCTGCGCAGGGGCAGCTGCCGCAAGGCGGTGACGTGGCCGGAGACGTCCGCGGTGCCGTTGGGCGCGGCGGACAGGTCGATCCGCAGCAGGGGTTTGGTGATGCCGAAGAGAGTGCCCGCCGGGTCGTCCGAGGAGCAGAGCAGGGTGGTCGCGTCGAGGAAGTCGCAGCCCTGGACGTCGCGCACGGCGTGGTCCAGACGCACGGTGGCCGCCTGGGGGAGGTTCGCGGACGGCGAGGTGGCCGGATTGACGCCGGGTGTCGGGAAGACCAGCAGCCGGTCCATGGTGCCCCACTCGCCGGAGAGCATCCACCGGCCGTCCGGTGAGACGGCGGACCAGGAGTTGTTCCGCGCCTCACCGGGGCTGAGCGTGTGCACGTACTCCGCCCAGCTTCCGTCGGGCTCCTGTACGCGGAACATCTTCGTGTTGCCGTCGTCGCGCTGGTACGGCTCGATGTAGTGGCCGTCGTAGGAGGCGTCGGGGTCGCCGACGTGGTTCCAGCCCCGCGTGCTGAGGTTCAGCGGGATGGTGCCGATGCCGGTGTAGCGGTTGGGGCTGCCTGCCGGGACCTCGACCGAGGCCAGGCCCTGGCTCTCGGTGAGCGGGTCGGCGCGGTCGGAGCCGACCTCGGTCCAGGTGTCGGCCGCGGACGACTCGGCCAAGGTGCCGGCGGCGGCCGCAGGGCCCGCGAGGCCGGCGGAGAGGGCGAGGGCGGCGAGTCCGGTCAGGACGGTGTGACAACGTTGCCGGGCGCGCAGGGGCATGGAGGCTCCTCGGTGGGGGGCGGGCGGCAAGGACGGGGCGAGCGCGTTCGGCGCACAGTCTGGACCGCCGGCCCGGGCATGTACAGACCAACTCCGGACGCGGTTCGTGCGGCGGTCACCGCCGGGCCGGGAGATGCTGGAAGGAGTCCGCGGAGCCGCTCGGAATCGGCCCTGTGCGCGACGGAACGCGGTAGAACAAGGGAGTCGGCATCAGGAAGGCGTGCCGCGCGGAACGGTGAAGGCGGGGCGTGGGATGAGTACAGCCGGGTCTGCCGGGTTCGAGGGCGACGCGTCGCCGCGCGGCCCCGTGCGGCCCAGCGGACTGCTCGACCTGCTGAGCGTGGCCTCGGTCGTGCTGGACGCCGAGGGCCGGATCGTGCTGTGGAGTCCGCAGGCGGAGGAGCTGTTCGGATACTCCGCACAGGAGGCGCTGGGGCAGTACGCCGCCCGCATCATGGTCCACGAACGCCACCTCGACCTGGTCGTCAAGCTGTTCACCGACGTCATGCGGACCGGCCGCAGCTGGGCCGGGGCCTTCCCGGTCCGGCACAAGGACGGCGGCACCCGACTGGTCGAGTTCCGCAACATGCGTCTGCTGGACGACCGCGGGGACGTCTACGCGCTGGGGCTCGCGGCCGACCAGTCGACGGTGCGGCGGCTGGAGCGCGACCTGGCGCTCTCCTCACGGGTGATCACACAGTCACCGGTCGGACTGGCGGTGCTGGACACCGACCTGCGGTACGTCTCGGTCAACCCGGCCCTGGAGCGGATCAACGGCATCCCCGCCGAGGACCACATCGGCCGGAGGACCCACGAGCTGCTGCCGCAGGTGGACGCGGCCCAGATGGAGGCCGCGGCACGGGAGGTGCTGGAGACCGGGCAGCCGGTGATCGACAAGCCCACCACCGGACGGACGCCCGCCGACCCGGACGAGGACCACGCGTGGTCCGTCTCGCTGTACCGGCTGGACGACGCGCTCGGCACGGTCCTGGGCGTGGCCGTCTCGGTCGTGGACGTCACCGAGCAGTACCGGGTGAGCGCCGAGGCCGCGCGGCGCCGGCTGGCCGCGGTCGCGGACGCCTCCGCCCGGATCGGCACCACGCTGCAACTGGACCGCACCGCGCACGAGCTGGCCGACGTGGCCGTGCCCGGCCTCGCCGACGTCGCCGCCGTGGATCTCCTCCAGGCCGTGGTGGAGGGCCGGCGCAGCAACCTGGGCCCGGCCGAACCTGCCGTGATGAGGGCGCTGGCCGTGCACGCGGACGACGCCCCCGACGCGCTCACGGCGGCCGACCGGCCCGGCCAGGTGGCCCGGTACGGACCGGACCGCCTGGTCACCGAGTGCGTGCGCAGCGGGCGGCCGGTGTGGGTGGCCCGGGTGACCGGGAAGGACCTGGAGCGCATCGCCCGTTCACCGGAGGCGGTGGAGCTGCTGCGCCGGGCGGGCGTGCACTCGTACCTGGCCGTCCCGCTGATCGCGCGGGGCGAGGTGCTCGGCGCCCTGGACCTGAAGCGGACCGCCAACCCGCTCCCGTTCGGCAAGGACGATCTGCTGCTGGCCAAGGAGCTGGCCGCGCGGGCCGCGCTGCAGATTGACAACGCCCGCTGGTACCAGAACGCCCGTACCACCGCCCTGACCCTCCAGCGCAGCCTGCTGCCGAGCCATCCGCCGGTGACCGGTGGCCTGGAGGTCGCCTCGCGCTACCAGCCGGCCGGGGCCACCAGCGAGGTCGGCGGCGACTGGTTCGACGTGATCGAGCTGGAGGGGTGCAAGACCGCGCTCGTGGTGGGCGACGTGATGGGCAGCGGCATCGCGGCGGCGGCCTCGATGGGGCGGCTGCGGACCGCGACGAACACCCTGGCCGCCCTCGATCTGGATCCGGCGCTGCTCATGGAGCACCTGGACCGCACCACGGCGGGCCTGGACCAGGCCATCGCGACCTGCGTCTACGCCGTGCACGACCCGCACGAGAGGCGGTGCCTGATCGCCAACGCGGGGCACCTGCCGCCGGTGCGGCTGCGGGCCGGGCACCCGCCGGAGCTGCTGGACCTGCCCACCGGGGTGCCGCTCGGGGTGGGCGGCGTCCCGTTCACCACGACCGCCGTCGCCCTGGAGCCGGGCGACCGGCTGGTGCTGTACACCGACGGCCTCGTCGAGACCCGCCGGCACCCCCTGGACGAGCGGCTGAACGCCCTCCTGGCGCTGCTGGACGGCCCGGACCGCCCCCTGGAGGAGGTCTGCGACCAGCTCCTGCGCACCCTGCACGAGCCGGAGAACTCCGACGACGTGGCCCTGCTGATCGCCCGCGCCACGCCGCCCGCCTAGAGGTGCCGCACCCCTAGGGGTGCCGTTTGGATCTGGCCGGCCCCAGGCAACGGCGCCCTGCAACCGGCCCGAGCGGGGTCTGGCGCGTGCAGCTGCAAGGCGGAGGAGGGCGACAGGGCGGAGCCCTGGCAACCGACGACAACGCCGCGGATGTGCGTGCCAGACCCTCCGACCCCGGCAAGATCCAAACGGATCCCCCTAGTCCTGTACGCCTGTCACCACGTGGGCGTACAGCTCCTCCGAGACCGCGACGCGGGTCGTCATTCCGGCGCGGGTGAAGGCGGCGACCGCGGCGGGTGCCTGGGCCTCGCTCGTCTCGACCAGCAGGCAGCCGCCGGGCGCCAGCCAGCGGGGCGCCTCGGCCGCGACGCGGCGCAGCACGTCGAGTCCGTCGGCGCCCCCGTCGAGGGCGACCAGCGGTTCGTGGTCGCGGGCCTCGGCCGGCAGCAGGGCCACCTCGGCGGTGGGGACGTAGGGCACATTGGCCGCGAGGATGTCCACGCGGCCGCGCAGGGCCTCGGGCAGCGCGTCGAACAGGTCACCGGCGTACACCCGGCCGCCCGCGTCGGCGAGGTTGCCGCGGGCGCAGCGCACGGCGGCGGGGTCGACGTCGGCGGCGTGCACCTCGGGCCGGTCCAGCGCGGCGGCCAGGGCCGCGCCGACGGCGCCGGAGCCGCAGCACAGGTCCACGACGACGGACGCGTGCGGCGCGTGGGCGAGGGCCTCGTCGACCAGGAACTCGGTGCGGCGGCGGGGGACGAAGACACCGGGGGCGACGGCGACCCGCAGGCCGCGGAACTCGGCCCAGCCGAGGACGAGTTCGAGGGGCAGCCCGGAGACCCGGCGGTCGATCAGGGCGGTGAGTTCACCGGCGTCGCGGGCGGCGGCCATCAGGAGCGCCGCCTCGTCCTCGGCGAAGACGCAGCCCGCGGTGCGGAGCGCGGCGACGACCCCGTCACGCGACGGGCAGGGCACGGAGGGCAGGGGGGAACGCGAGGGGGCGGAGAGCGAGGGGCGTGCGGGAGAGGACGAGGCCATGGGAGCCGAGAGCCTTTCGGGAACCGAAGGGCGCTCTCGACGGTCAGCCGTTCGCGGCGACCGTGCTGCCGTGAGGTGAGAGCACCCGGGTCGACACAGCGGTAATGGGTCTCACCTCCCAGACGTCCGGCGGCCGGGACGGTCCGCGGCCGACGGTCACACTACCCCAAGTTGTACTCTGCAACCAGCGATGCGAGGGAGGACCTGTGACGGCTGCCGAGATGCCCGATGCCGCGGCGGACGCGGCCGTGGAGACCGTCCAGCGCGAGATGACGGCCTTCGCCCGCCGCGCCCGCGCCTCGGCGGGGCGTATGCATCCCGAGCTGTCGCTGGTGTCGTACACACTCCTCGGCCACCTGGAGGAGCGGGACGGCTGCCGGGCCACCGACCTGGCGGCCCACTACGCCCTCGACAAGTCCACGGTCAGCCGCCAGGTGTCCGCGCTGGAGCGGGCCGGGCTGATCGAGCGGCGTCCGGACACCGAGGACCAGCGCGTGCAGGTCCTGCACCTGACGCGAGCCGGGCGGCGCATCCTTGCGCAGGTCACCGAGAGCCGCCGGGCGGCCTTCCGCGAGCGGCTCGCCGACTGGCCCGACGAGGACCTGATCCGCTTCGCCGCGTATCTGGAGCGGTACAACGCGTGGCGGGGCGGTCCGCGGGGCGAGGACCCGGACCGGGGAACGCCGGCCAACACGTACCGTTGACGGCGTACGCACTGATCACGCAGGCCGCGAGCACCTCCCGCAGCGGCCCGAAAGGCCCCACCGCATGAACACCACCCGAGGCTTCGCCGGGCGCCCGCGCGTCGACCGGCCGGGGCTGCCGCCCGGCCAGTACGACGCGGGCGACGACTGGCCCGTGCTGTCCGCCGAGGTCACGCCCGACCTCGCCCCCGCCGACTGGACCTTCCGGGTGGGCGGTCTCGTGGCCGAGGAGCGCACCTGGGACCTGACCGGGGCGCGCCGGCTGCCCGCCTCGGCGTACGAGGGCGACATCCACTGCGTGACCGGCTGGTCGAAGTTCGGCGTGCGGTTCGGGGGCGTGTCCCTGGACGCCTTCCTGGAGGCGGTCCGTCCGCTGCCGTCCGCCACGCACGCCGTGGCCTACGCGCACACCGGCTACACCGCGAACCTGCCGCTGGCGGACCTGACCGGCGGCCGGGCCTGGATCGCCTGGGAGTACGAGGGGCGTCCGCTCGCCCCCGAACACGGCGGCCCGGTGCGGCTGGTGGTGCCGCACCTGTACTTCTGGAAGAGCGTGAAGTGGCTCGCGGGCCTGGAGCTGCTCGACCACGACCGGCCGGGCTTCTGGGAGCAGAACGGCTACCACGCGCGCGGCAACCCCTGGGAGGAGCAGCGGTACTCCGGTGACTGAGACGGCCACACACACGGCGGGGGCCCGCATGCCCCCCACGCGGTTCGCCGTGCCCGGACGCATCGAGGTGAACGGCCTGGTGGCCGGGGCGTGGCAGCCGGCCACGCTCACGGAGATCCGGCGCGAGACGCCCCGCGCGTCCACCTTCCGGTTCGCCGTGCCCGGCTGGGCGGGCCATCTGCCGGGCCAGCACCTGATGGTCCGGCTCACCGCCGAGGACGGGTACGCGGCCCAGCGGCACTATTCGCTGGCGTCCGCGCCGGACGACTCCGGGCACATCGAGCTGACCCTCGACCACGTGGCGGACGGGGAGGTGTCGGGCTGGTTCCACACGGTGGCGCGGCCCGGCGACCGGATCGAGGTGCGCGGCCCGCTGAGCGGCTTCTTCGCCTGGCCGGGCGACCGTCCCGCCCTGCTGCTGGGCGCGGGCTCCGGCGTCGTCCCGCTGATGTCCATGGTCCGGCACCACCGGGCGCGGGGGCTGACGGTGCCGCTGCGGATGCTGGTGTCCGCGCGCGGCCCCGAGGAGTTGATCTACGCGGACGAGTTCGGCCCGGAGACCACCCCCGTCTTCACCCGGAGCGCCCCGGCCGGGACGCCCGTGGGCCGGCTGACCGCCGCGCACCTGGCAGCGCTGCTGTCCGAGCCGCCCGCCGGGGGCTGGGAGGCCTACGTGTGCGGATCGAACTCGTTCGCCGAGCACGCGTCACGGCTGCTGGTGGCCGGGGGCCAGCCGGTGGAGCGCATCCGGATCGAGCGCTTCGGCTGAGCCGCGGCGGAACTTCGCCGTGAGGGTGGGCGAGGCCCGCCGGACTGGGTACCAGTCCAGTACGGGCACTCGCACACTGGCGCGACCCGGAGGCGCGGGGGTTCCCCGCCCGTCATGGACGTCCGTCCGCCTCCCGGGTCGCGGTGATCGCGGGGAGGTCGACATGCGAACCCGGGTGCGTGGCTGGCGCTGGCGGCACAATCCGCTGCGCCGCCGGTCGGACGTCGTCGAGTCCTGGACCCTGCTGGTCGTCGCCCTGCTGCTGTTCGTGGGTGCCCCCCTGCTCGGGGCCGCCACCGCCTGGTGGGGTTACGGCCAGGCGAAGGCGATCGTCGCGGAGCAGCGGGCGGACCGGCACCGCGTGAGCGCCGCGGTGGCCGGCGACACCGGCGGCACCCTGCCGTCCGCCCAGCTCGACGGGCAGCACTCGTACCGCACGACCGTCCGCTGGAGCACGCCGGACGGCACGGAGCGGAGCACCACGGCGCGGGTCCCGGCCGACGCCCGGCGCGGTGACCGGGTCGACGTGTGGCTGGACTCGCGGGGGCGGAGCGTGCCGCCGCCGTCGGACGGCGCCCAGATCTGGCAGCACAGCGCCACCGTGGGCTCCTTCTCCGCCATCGGCACCGGCCTCACGGTGCTCCTGCTGCACCGCGCGGTGCGCGGGGTGACCCTCAGGCGCCGGATGAACGAGTGGGACCGCGACTGGGCCCGCACCGAACCCCAGTGGACGCACCGCGGGGCCTGACGGCTTCCCGCCCGCGCTCTGGTCCGCCTCCCGGCCCCTCACGTACGGTGTGATCATCCGTACGGTCCGGCACGTGCTCCCGCAAAGGCGGTTCCCGATGGCCCTGTTCGATCTTCCGCTCGACGAACTGCGGGCGTACCGGAGCGCGTCGGGCGAGCCGGAGGACTTCGACGCGTTCTGGACCAAGACGCTCCAGGAAGCCCGCGAGCACGACGTGGACGCGCAATTCGAGCCGGTCGACACGGGGCTGTCCACGGTGCGGGTGTACGACGTGACGTTCGCCGGGTTCGGCGGCCACCCGGTGAAGGGCTGGCTGACGCTGCCGGCCGCGGCGGAGGAACCGTTGCCGCTGGTCGTGGAGTTCGTCGGGTACGGCGGCGGGCGCGGGCTGCCGCACGAGCACCTGCTGTGGGCGTCCACGGGCCGGGCCCACTTCGTCATGGACACCCGGGGCCAGGGCAGCGGCTGGGGCGGCGGCGGCGGGACCGCGGACCCGGTGGGCGGCGCGCCCGCCTACCCGGGCTTCCTGACCCGCGGCCTGGACGCCCCCGAGAACTACTACTACCGCCGGGTCTTCACCGACGCCGTCCGCGCCGTCGAGGCGGCCCGCTCCCACCCGCTGACCGACCCGGCACGCACGGTCGCGCTCGGCGGGAGCCAGGGCGGCGGGATATCGCTCGCGGTGGGCGGTCTGGTGC
The Streptomyces sp. NBC_01723 genome window above contains:
- a CDS encoding SpoIIE family protein phosphatase, with product MSTAGSAGFEGDASPRGPVRPSGLLDLLSVASVVLDAEGRIVLWSPQAEELFGYSAQEALGQYAARIMVHERHLDLVVKLFTDVMRTGRSWAGAFPVRHKDGGTRLVEFRNMRLLDDRGDVYALGLAADQSTVRRLERDLALSSRVITQSPVGLAVLDTDLRYVSVNPALERINGIPAEDHIGRRTHELLPQVDAAQMEAAAREVLETGQPVIDKPTTGRTPADPDEDHAWSVSLYRLDDALGTVLGVAVSVVDVTEQYRVSAEAARRRLAAVADASARIGTTLQLDRTAHELADVAVPGLADVAAVDLLQAVVEGRRSNLGPAEPAVMRALAVHADDAPDALTAADRPGQVARYGPDRLVTECVRSGRPVWVARVTGKDLERIARSPEAVELLRRAGVHSYLAVPLIARGEVLGALDLKRTANPLPFGKDDLLLAKELAARAALQIDNARWYQNARTTALTLQRSLLPSHPPVTGGLEVASRYQPAGATSEVGGDWFDVIELEGCKTALVVGDVMGSGIAAAASMGRLRTATNTLAALDLDPALLMEHLDRTTAGLDQAIATCVYAVHDPHERRCLIANAGHLPPVRLRAGHPPELLDLPTGVPLGVGGVPFTTTAVALEPGDRLVLYTDGLVETRRHPLDERLNALLALLDGPDRPLEEVCDQLLRTLHEPENSDDVALLIARATPPA
- a CDS encoding putative protein N(5)-glutamine methyltransferase yields the protein MASSSPARPSLSAPSRSPLPSVPCPSRDGVVAALRTAGCVFAEDEAALLMAAARDAGELTALIDRRVSGLPLELVLGWAEFRGLRVAVAPGVFVPRRRTEFLVDEALAHAPHASVVVDLCCGSGAVGAALAAALDRPEVHAADVDPAAVRCARGNLADAGGRVYAGDLFDALPEALRGRVDILAANVPYVPTAEVALLPAEARDHEPLVALDGGADGLDVLRRVAAEAPRWLAPGGCLLVETSEAQAPAAVAAFTRAGMTTRVAVSEELYAHVVTGVQD
- a CDS encoding MarR family winged helix-turn-helix transcriptional regulator; protein product: MPDAAADAAVETVQREMTAFARRARASAGRMHPELSLVSYTLLGHLEERDGCRATDLAAHYALDKSTVSRQVSALERAGLIERRPDTEDQRVQVLHLTRAGRRILAQVTESRRAAFRERLADWPDEDLIRFAAYLERYNAWRGGPRGEDPDRGTPANTYR
- a CDS encoding sulfite oxidase-like oxidoreductase; this translates as MNTTRGFAGRPRVDRPGLPPGQYDAGDDWPVLSAEVTPDLAPADWTFRVGGLVAEERTWDLTGARRLPASAYEGDIHCVTGWSKFGVRFGGVSLDAFLEAVRPLPSATHAVAYAHTGYTANLPLADLTGGRAWIAWEYEGRPLAPEHGGPVRLVVPHLYFWKSVKWLAGLELLDHDRPGFWEQNGYHARGNPWEEQRYSGD
- a CDS encoding ferredoxin reductase, with the protein product MTETATHTAGARMPPTRFAVPGRIEVNGLVAGAWQPATLTEIRRETPRASTFRFAVPGWAGHLPGQHLMVRLTAEDGYAAQRHYSLASAPDDSGHIELTLDHVADGEVSGWFHTVARPGDRIEVRGPLSGFFAWPGDRPALLLGAGSGVVPLMSMVRHHRARGLTVPLRMLVSARGPEELIYADEFGPETTPVFTRSAPAGTPVGRLTAAHLAALLSEPPAGGWEAYVCGSNSFAEHASRLLVAGGQPVERIRIERFG
- a CDS encoding Rv1733c family protein, encoding MRTRVRGWRWRHNPLRRRSDVVESWTLLVVALLLFVGAPLLGAATAWWGYGQAKAIVAEQRADRHRVSAAVAGDTGGTLPSAQLDGQHSYRTTVRWSTPDGTERSTTARVPADARRGDRVDVWLDSRGRSVPPPSDGAQIWQHSATVGSFSAIGTGLTVLLLHRAVRGVTLRRRMNEWDRDWARTEPQWTHRGA
- a CDS encoding acetylxylan esterase, which codes for MALFDLPLDELRAYRSASGEPEDFDAFWTKTLQEAREHDVDAQFEPVDTGLSTVRVYDVTFAGFGGHPVKGWLTLPAAAEEPLPLVVEFVGYGGGRGLPHEHLLWASTGRAHFVMDTRGQGSGWGGGGGTADPVGGAPAYPGFLTRGLDAPENYYYRRVFTDAVRAVEAARSHPLTDPARTVALGGSQGGGISLAVGGLVPDLVAVAPDVPFLCDFPRATTITDRHPYREVGLYLKTHRGRTEDALRTLSYFDGVHFAARGRAPALFSAALEDQTCPPSTVFAAFNAWAHEDKAIEVYDFNDHEGGGPFQQAAKVRWLRSYA